From Camelina sativa cultivar DH55 chromosome 7, Cs, whole genome shotgun sequence, one genomic window encodes:
- the LOC104701561 gene encoding uncharacterized protein LOC104701561 isoform X1, with protein sequence MKCVFCFSFFKVLFKSLLRALWVKICRYEKLSEKIVSWEDKKRKKAKRKLHRTERGVEKTKLKAIERFRDDNERIEMIVASARAHAYESRMKEELKVKAKANLMRTTGRNPSTCL encoded by the exons ATGaagtgtgtgttttgtttttctttcttcaaggtCCTGTTTAAATCGTTGCTAAGAGCCTTATGGGTTAAGATTTGCAGGTATGAGAAGCTAAGCGAGAAGATTGTCTCATGGGAAgataaaaagaggaaaaaggcAAAGAGAAAGCTTCATAGAACAGAG AGAGGTGTagaaaaaacaaagttgaaGGCGATAGAGAGGTTCAGAGATGACAATGAACGCATTGAGATGATCGTCGCGAGTGCAAGAGCACATGCCTATGAGAGTCGAATGAAAGAAGAGTTGAAGGTTAAGGCGAAAGCAAACCTCATGAGAACAACTGGAAGGAACCCCTCTACATGTCTCTGA
- the LOC104701561 gene encoding uncharacterized protein LOC104701561 isoform X2, with translation MEGNRDSKNKNEICRYEKLSEKIVSWEDKKRKKAKRKLHRTERGVEKTKLKAIERFRDDNERIEMIVASARAHAYESRMKEELKVKAKANLMRTTGRNPSTCL, from the exons ATGGAAGGAAACAGAGATAGTAAAAACAAGAATGaa ATTTGCAGGTATGAGAAGCTAAGCGAGAAGATTGTCTCATGGGAAgataaaaagaggaaaaaggcAAAGAGAAAGCTTCATAGAACAGAG AGAGGTGTagaaaaaacaaagttgaaGGCGATAGAGAGGTTCAGAGATGACAATGAACGCATTGAGATGATCGTCGCGAGTGCAAGAGCACATGCCTATGAGAGTCGAATGAAAGAAGAGTTGAAGGTTAAGGCGAAAGCAAACCTCATGAGAACAACTGGAAGGAACCCCTCTACATGTCTCTGA
- the LOC104701559 gene encoding E3 ubiquitin-protein ligase RNF182-like has protein sequence MWSFASNVIGSMGLKKSPNDPAQASSQCSDDEVSNVSRDEEGLECPICWESFNIVENVPYVLWCGHTLCQNCVFGLQSAVLRLSSQDIRIPFFVSCPWCQLLSFRIVYTGNLKFPRKNFFLLWMVESLNGDRTSQGSLLSDNHQSVLTPRCSSMSLGNQSSNNSLIATPLLRNQSTERLPHHDHSSQPSRQHFSFHKSLDFFISFTSKFPFVIIFLLIVFFAIPGSLIILALYFLLTILFAVPAGLVLYFAYPILERLVNEITSS, from the coding sequence atgtgGAGCTTTGCGTCGAATGTTATTGGGAGTATGGGGCTTAAAAAGTCTCCTAACGATCCAGCTCAGGCCTCCTCACAATGCTCGGATGACGAGGTTTCGAATGTTAGCAGGGATGAAGAAGGGTTAGAATGCCCTATTTGTTGGGAATCTTTCAACATTGTTGAGAATGTTCCTTATGTGTTATGGTGTGGTCATACTCTTTGCCAGAATTGTGTGTTTGGGCTTCAGTCTGCTGTCTTGAGACTTTCGAGTCAAGATATCAGGATTCCATTCTTCGTTTCGTGCCCGTGGTGTCAGTTGCTGTCATTCAGGATCGTCTACACGGGCAATCTTAAGTTCCCTCGGAAAAATTTCTTCCTTCTCTGGATGGTTGAGAGTCTGAATGGTGACAGGACAAGTCAAGGTTCCTTGCTCAGCGATAACCACCAATCTGTTTTGACTCCGAGGTGTAGTAGCATGTCACTGGGAAACcaaagcagcaacaacagtTTGATTGCGACGCCTTTATTGCGTAACCAGTCTACAGAACGTTTGCCACATCATGACCATAGTAGCCAGCCAAGCAGACAACACTTCTCTTTTCACAAATCTCTtgatttcttcatctctttcacTTCCAAGTTTCCATTTGTGATAATCTTCCTTCTAATCGTATTCTTTGCTATACCTGGTAGCCTCATCATTCTTGCCCTTTACTTCCTCCTTACAATACTTTTCGCTGTTCCAGCTGGTCTGGTACTATATTTTGCTTACCCTATTCTAGAAAGGTTGGTAAATGAAATAACATCATCATGA
- the LOC104701561 gene encoding uncharacterized protein LOC104701561 isoform X3, which translates to MEGNRDSKNKNEVYEKLSEKIVSWEDKKRKKAKRKLHRTERGVEKTKLKAIERFRDDNERIEMIVASARAHAYESRMKEELKVKAKANLMRTTGRNPSTCL; encoded by the exons ATGGAAGGAAACAGAGATAGTAAAAACAAGAATGaagt GTATGAGAAGCTAAGCGAGAAGATTGTCTCATGGGAAgataaaaagaggaaaaaggcAAAGAGAAAGCTTCATAGAACAGAG AGAGGTGTagaaaaaacaaagttgaaGGCGATAGAGAGGTTCAGAGATGACAATGAACGCATTGAGATGATCGTCGCGAGTGCAAGAGCACATGCCTATGAGAGTCGAATGAAAGAAGAGTTGAAGGTTAAGGCGAAAGCAAACCTCATGAGAACAACTGGAAGGAACCCCTCTACATGTCTCTGA
- the LOC104701560 gene encoding E3 ubiquitin-protein ligase RNF182-like, with protein MFGTVAQFYKFDQKMWSFASNVIGSMGLKKSPNDTAQASSQCSDDEVSNVSRDEEGLECPICWESFNIVENVPYVLWCGHTLCQNCVFGLQSAILRLSSQDIRIPFFVSCPWCQLLSFRIVYKGNLKFPRKNFFLLWMVESLNGDRTSQGSLVSDNQQSVLTPRCGSMPLGNHSSNNSLIATPLLRNQSTERLPQHDHSSQPSRQHFSFHKSLDFFISFTSKFPFVIIFLLIVFFAIPGSLIILALYFLLTILFAVPAGLVLYFAYPILERLVNEITSS; from the coding sequence ATGTTTGGTACAGTGGCtcagttttataagtttgatcAAAAAATGTGGAGCTTTGCATCGAATGTTATTGGGAGTATGGGGCTTAAAAAGTCTCCTAACGATACAGCTCAGGCCTCCTCGCAATGCTCGGATGACGAGGTTTCGAATGTTAGCAgggatgaagaaggattagAATGTCCTATTTGTTGGGAATCTTTCAACATTGTTGAGAATGTTCCTTATGTGTTATGGTGTGGTCATACTCTTTGCCAGAATTGTGTGTTTGGGCTTCAGTCTGCTATCTTGAGACTTTCGAGTCAAGATATCAGGATTCCATTCTTCGTCTCGTGCCCGTGGTGTCAGTTGCTGTCATTCAGGATTGTCTATAAGGGCAATCTGAAGTTCCCTCGGAAAAATTTCTTCCTTCTCTGGATGGTTGAGAGTCTGAATGGTGACAGGACAAGTCAAGGTTCCTTGGTCAGTGATAATCAGCAATCTGTTTTGACTCCGAGGTGTGGTAGCATGCCATTGGGAAAccacagcagcaacaacagttTGATTGCGACGCCCTTATTGCGTAACCAGTCTACAGAACGTTTGCCACAACATGACCATAGTAGCCAACCAAGCAGACAACACTTCTCTTTTCACAAATCTCTtgatttcttcatctctttcacTTCCAAGTTTCCATTTGTGATCATCTTCCTTCTGATCGTATTCTTTGCTATACCTGGTAGCCTCATCATTCTTGCACTTTACTTCCTCCTCACAATACTTTTCGCTGTTCCAGCTGGTTTGGTTCTATATTTTGCTTACCCTATTCTAGAAAGGTTGGTAAATGAAATAACATCATCATGA